The Ziziphus jujuba cultivar Dongzao chromosome 7, ASM3175591v1 genome includes a region encoding these proteins:
- the LOC125423775 gene encoding uncharacterized protein LOC125423775, which produces MDREQEELQSLGFFGILKETFKLVHSWRKVFSQITLALILPLSFIFLAHFQISQTIFFKILIHEDARDHTLTNTPNYEKLSDIISSEWTLFWLFKAAYFTFYLILSLLSTSAIVYTIACIYTGKQVTFKKVIKVVPKVWKRLMVTFLWSFAIVFVYNIVAIALIVLWIVFVGPVTIGIVVLVLFLILYLVGFVYIGIVWHLACVVSVLEEVYGIQALKRSKALIKGKMGIGVAFFIFIGFWYLVIKLLFEHLVVLGVVPGIAIRIGIGILCFMMLFMVILFSLVIQTVIYFVCKSYHHENIDKSSLAYHLEVNLGEYVPLREKDIQLGELHA; this is translated from the coding sequence ATGGACAGAGAACAAGAGGAGCTTCAATCTCTAGGATTCTTTGGCATCTTGAAAGAAACTTTCAAGCTGGTTCACTCATGGAGAAAAGTATTCAGCCAAATCACTCTAGCCCTTatcctccctctctctttcaTCTTCCTAGCCCATTTCCAAATCTCTCAAACCATCTTTTTCAAGATCCTAATCCATGAAGATGCTCGTGATCATACCCTAACCAACACTCCAAACTATGAAAAGCTCTCTGATATCATTTCCTCTGAGTGGACTTTGTTTTGGCTCTTCAAAGCTGCCTATTTCACTTTCTACCTCATTCTCTCCCTCCTTTCCACCTCTGCAATTGTTTACACAATTGCCTGTATATACACAGGAAAACAAGTCACCTTCAAGAAAGTCATCAAAGTTGTTCCCAAGGTTTGGAAGAGACTCATGGTCACTTTCCTTTGGAGTTTTgcaattgtttttgtttataacaTTGTTGCAATTGCATTAATTGTCTTGTGGATTGTCTTTGTTGGGCCCGTTACAATTGGAATTGTGGTTCTGGTGTTGTTCTTGATTCTGTATCTTGTGGGTTTTGTTTATATTGGGATTGTTTGGCATTTGGCTTGCGTGGTTTCTGTTTTGGAAGAGGTTTATGGGATTCAGGCTTTGAAAAGGAGCAAAGCTTTGATTAAAGGAAAGATGGGAATTGGGGTTGCATTTTTCATCTTCATTGGGTTTTGGTATTTGGTAATTAAACTGCTGTTTGAGCATTTGGTTGTGCTTGGTGTTGTGCCTGGAATTGCTATTAGAATTGGGATTGGAATCCTTTGCTTCATGATGCTGTTCATGGTGATCCTCTTCAGCCTTGTTATTCAAACTGTTATATACTTTGTTTGCAAGTCATATCACCATGAAAATATTGATAAGTCCTCCTTAGCTTACCATCTTGAGGTTAATCTTGGAGAGTATGTTCCTCTAAGGGAAAAAGATATCCAATTAGGGGAGCTTCATGCTTAG